From Streptomyces sp. NBC_00102:
GGCGTAGCTCTCCGGTGCGTGCGTCCTGAACGAGAACCCGTCGACGGCTCGGTACTGGGCGACCTCCGCCGTCAGCCGGCCTTCCGGGCCGAGGACGTCGTCGTGCGTGGCGGTGCCGTCCGCCAGCCGCTCCGCCACCCGGGCCCAGAGCCGGCGCGCCCCGGGATGGCCCTGGACGAGCAGGCGCCGGGCCTCGCGCACCAGGGCGACGAAGTCGTCGGGCACGTCCAGTGCCGCGGCTGGCGCGGCGACCGCGGGCGCGGCGGGACGGGTGGCGGAGATCCGCAGCCCCAGGGAGAGCGGCTCGTCGAGCAGCGGGCGCTGGGCCAGCCGCAGCCGGCGGCGGTCGCCCACGGCCGTGGTGCCGTTGCGCGCGTCGAAGGCGGCGGCGATGCGGTCCGCGTCGGAGCGGAGCTGGACGAGGAGTTCACCCGCCGTCCAGTTGCGCCCCGGCGGACCGGCGACGGCTGTGTCGGCGTGACCGTTTTCGACCAGCGGAGCGAGCAGCACCTCCACACCGGTGAGGAAGTTCAGTCGGGCCCCGGGGGCACCGGTCGCCTCGAAGAGGGGACGGTTCTCGGCGAGGATCTCCAGCCCCCGGCCCTCGTTGCGCGAGAGGGCACAGAACTCCAGGTGCAGACCGACCTCCCCCAGCATGCCGGTGTTGCCGCGGACCCGCCGGTACCCGGTCAGGTGGTGGGACCGGGCCTCGTCCGTCCGGCCGAGACGCAGCAGCGGCAGCAGCGCCTCGGCCTGGCTCATCTGCGGCTCCTCCGTGCAACTGGTGCCACCGCCGAGGACCGGGGCCCAGGTCTCCAGTGCCGAGGCGTCGTCGCCGGTCGCCACCTGGTACAGGGCGAGATGCCGGATCTCGCAGGCCTCGCAGTCGCTCAGCCGGCTGCGCGGCCGGGTGACCCACAGGTCGTACGCGTCGGCGACGCCCACGCCGGTGTGGGTCGCGATGTGGTGACGCATCGCCGCGACCGGCTGGAGGGAGTGGCCGGCCGCCTCGTACCTGCGGCGCATCTCGTCGATCCAGCGGTGGACGGAGGCCAGGGGCACCTCGGGCACCTGGAGCAGGGAGGTCGTCACCCACTTGAACCGCCAGAAGACCTGGTGGCCCTCCCACTCGCTGAAGGATTCGGGAGTGGTGTCCCAGAGCTTGAGCAGCCGCGCGAAGGTGACGGGCGACTTGGCGTGCTCGCCGACGTACTCGTACGCCGTCATCAGCTCCAGCAGCGCCGTCACCAGGACGTCGGGCTTCTCGAAGGCCTCCGCCGCCTCCACGAGCTCCTCGGCGGTCACCGTGCGCGCCAGTCCGTGGGGGCGGTCGAAGTTCTCGCGGAGAGCCTCGACCACGGCCTCGGGAGTGTCCAGCATCTACATTTCCTTCCGGGGCTCGTTGCCGGGTGCGGCCGTGCCGGGCTGGTGCATGGCGTGGGTGAGCAGGCCGATGAAGGCCCGGTTGAGCAGGGCGCTCTCGCTCGCCCGCAGCGGGCGGCGGCTGAGCAGCAGGGCCTGGCCGTAGAGCGCCTCGGCCGCCGTGACGGCGAGACCGCGCTCGGAGATCGTGATCGCCTGGCGGATCAGTGGGTTGAGGTGGTTCAGGACGAGCTGGGCGCGCGGGGCCTCCTGGCGCAGCGAGCCGAGGATGTCCGCCCAGAGGCCGTCGCTGTCGGCGGCGAGGCTCGACCGGGTCCGTTCGTGCCGCGCCTCCCGGTTGTCGAGCAGCAGCGCGGGGGCGGTGACGGGCTGGAAGTCGCGCAGTACGACGTCGCAGTCGTGGACCCCGATCGTCTCCCGCGCGACGGCGAGGAAGGCAGCCGCGCGCAGTTCGGCGGACGTGTCCACGGCGTCGAGGTGCGCGGTGACGGTGGCCGGGTCCAGGTCCGCGACGGCCGTGCCGGGCCGGATCTCCGGCAGCCGGTGCACCAGGTCGCGGTCGTAGGTGTAGCCGCCGTTGACGACGCCGAGCCCGGCGGCCGAGGCGATCGGTGCGACCTGACGGAACTCCTCCACGCTCCGGGTGACCAGCAGGGTCGGGTGCGTACGGGCGAACTCCTCCAGCGTCACATTGCCGTCGGAGGTCTCGAACGGAAGCCAGGGCAGCACGATGCGCAGCAGTTCGTCGTCGTACCGGGCGAGCGCCTTGACCGCGAGGTGGTGGGTGTCGATGAAGCGGTGCAGCAGGGAGGGATCGCTCGCGGCGAGACCGGTGAGCCAGTCGCGGATCCGCTCGCCCAGGGCGTCCCGTACGGCGGAGAGCGTGCCGTCCTCGTAGAGCGCCTCGCGGGACGCGGTCGGCCGCAGGCTGGAGGTGTCCACGACACAGCGCACGAAGAACGCCCACTCGGGCAGCAGCTCCGGTGCCTGGTCGGTGAGGAGCATCCCCTTGAGGTGGACGCGGTGCCCCGCCTTCTGGGCCGGGCTGACCGGGGTGGGAAGGACGTAGGCGACCCCGCGCAGCCCGGCGGCCGGCAGGTCGAGCTCGATGGTGTCGAGCGGGGTGAAGTCGAAGAGGGCGCGGCAGTATTCCGTGAACGCCTCGCGCTTGGCCAGCGGCGAACGGTGCGTCCGCTCCCACGGGGGCGTCTCGTTGACCCGGTGGCTCTCGCCCCGGGGGCCGACCACGACGACCTCGTGGCGCAGCAGCCCGCCGTAGTGCCGGGCCAGGGAGACGACCCGATCCGGTTCGGTCCACTCGGCGTTGTCGGCGCGCGGGGTGAGGCGGACGGTGGTGCCCGGCTCGGGAACGGCCGCGGCGGGCAGCGTACGGATGGTGTACCGGCCGTCGGAGTGGCCGCGCCACTCGACGGCGGGCGCCGCCGGGTCGGCCGCGGTGCGGCTGGTCACGATGATCTCGTCCGCCACGACGAAACAGGCGAGCAGCCCGATGCCGAACTGGCCGATGAACTCGCCGCGGGCGGCGTCGAGTCCGGCCCCGTCCAGGGCGCCGTCCGAAGTCCGCTTGGAGCTGCGCCCGATGGTGGCGAGGAACTGGTGGACGTCGGCCTCGCTCAGCCCGACACCGGTGTCCGTGACGGTGAGGGTGTCGCCGGTACGCACCGTGATGCGGCCGGGCGCCCCGGGGTCGAGGGCCTGACGGGCCGTGATGGCGTCCACCGCGTTCTGCAGCAGCTCACGCAGGTAGACACGGGGAGAGGAGTAGAGGTGGTGGGAGAGGAGGTCGACCAGGCCACGCAGGTCGACCTGGAAGGTGTGGGCGGTCTCGGAAGGAGGCACCGGGCGCAGACTTTCGTGGTGGGCCCGTCCTCGTCGCGCGGAGCGCCGGCGAGGACACGGACGGAGGGAGTCGGTGAGGTCGGGAGGGGCAGGACGACGTGCCCCGGGTGGTCAGCGTCCGGCTGCCGCGCGGTGCTTCCGGTAGGCCGCCACCGGGTCGCGGTCCACGTAGTCCCAGGGGGACTCGGTGACCCGGCCCTCCGTGGCCCGGAAGCACTCCCGTGCCGCGTCGCGGTCGCCCACCAGCGAGAAGGCCAGGGCGAAGGAGTTGAGAAGCCCGTTCCAGGAGCCCCGGCGGACGAAGTCCGGGTGCCGGTAGGAGTGCTCGGCGGCCTCGCGCAAGGACTGGGCCACTTCCGGCCGCCGCATGTACGCGGCGTCCTCACCCCGGGGAAGGGAGAGCCACTGCTCGATGTGCGCGTCCGGGACGAGCCTGCCCAGCAGGGTGCCGCCGGGCGCGCCGAGGACGGACGCGCGTGCGAAGGCGTGCATCTCCTCGTGCGAGCCGCCCCACTTGTCGCAGACCTGCTGCAACTGCTGAATGTGGGCGCCGAGGTGGTGCGGATCGCGCCGGACGGTGGCCTCGAACCGGCGCCGCGCGAGGGCCTGGCCGACCTGGAGGCCGCGGCCGGTGGTCTGGAGGCCGTACCAGGGAGAGCTCCACCCCGGTTCCCTCTCCGCCGCCTCGTACAAGAACTGCTCCGCCGTGCGCAGCCGGTCGTGGAACACCTCGAACTGCTCGCGGGAGACCTGGGTCGCCCGCGCCGACGTACGGGCTTCCCAGCCCCAGCTGATGTACCGGATGCCGGCCACGAGCCGGGGCAGCGCCGCACCGGGTTCGGCCTCGACCGCCTCGGTGATCCACCGTTCGACCCGAGCGGTTTCGCCGACTGCCCAGAGCAGTTCGGTCCGGTCCTCGCTCTCGGGGCGCGCCTGGAGTACCGCGCGCACGGTGTTCCAGTCCGCCGCCGCGGCGGCCGCCCGGACGCGTGCGACCTCCGGATCCCCGGAGTCCTTCTGCAACTTCGCGGCGGGACGCCCCACCTGTTTCCCCAGCGCGAGCGTCCAATCACGGAGCAACGCCATGTCCCCACCCTCTGGCCTGTTTCGTACGGGGAACCCATGATCGTCGCCCCCGCGGATCTAGTGCCGCGTCAGCCAAGGTTCCCCCCGTCGCGACGCCCGGCACGCACTCTCGCCGCGCCGGCCGAAAGCCCGAGTACGTCCAGTACGGGGGCTTCCGGCCGACACACCGAGAGCACGCACCTGACGCCGCTCCTCGGCGGGCAAACCTTGGCTGACGCGGCACTAGTGAATATCACGCCCGACCGACAATCGCACACGGATTCGGGTGAGGCTCCGGTGCCCTACGCGAAAGCCCGGTGCGCAGGCTCGAAGCCTGTGCACCGGGCGTACGGGGGTACCGCCGGCGGTGGACGTCAGGAGGCGCCGCTCACCGCTGCGGCTGTCGGCTGTGCGGCGGCCGCTTTCATGTCGCTCCGCCGGGAGCGGTGCGACATGAAGGCCGCCACCAGGGCGCCCGAGACGTTGTGCCACACCGAGAAGACGGCCGCGGGCAGCGCGGCCAGCGGGCTGAAGTGGGCGGTCGCCAGCGACGCGGCGAGACCGGAGTTCTGCATGCCGACCTCGAAGGCCATGGCGCGGCTGGCGGGCGGGCCGAGGCGGGTGAGCTTGCCCGCTCCGTAACCCAGCGCCAGACCGAGGCCGTTGTGCAGGACGACGGCGATCAGCACGGTGACGGCCGCCGACTTGATCGCACCGGCGCTTCCCGAGACGACCGCGCAGACGATCGCGGCGATGGCCAGTGAGGACAGCCAGGGCATGGCGCCCAGCACCCGGTCGACGAGCCTGCCCGCGACGAGCCGCACCACCAGCCCGCCGATGACCGGGAGGAGCACCGTCTTGAGGATGTCGGTCACCATGGAGCCGGCGTCCACGGGCAGGTACGTGCCGGCCAGCAGCAGGGTCAGCGGGGGCGTCACCAGGGGAGCGAGCACGGTGGAGACGGTGGCCACGGAGACCGACAGCGCCACGTCGCCGCGGGCCAGGAAGGTCACCACGTTCGACGCGGTTCCGCTCGGTGCGCAGCCCACCAGGATGACGCCCGCGGCCAGTTGAGGGGGAAGATCCAGCAGATGGGCGATGAGCCAGCCGAGGCCCGGCATGATCACGTAGTGCGCGACCAGCCCGATGGCGACGGCCCAGGGGCGCTTCGCCACCCCCTTGAAGTCGAGCGGGGTCATCGTCAGCCCCATGCAGAACATCACGACGCCGAGCAGATACGGCACCGCCTTCGTCCAGCCCTCGAAGGTCCCGGGCGTGAGGAGGCCTGCCGCGCCCGCCAGGAGGACGAGGACGGGGAAGACCGTGACGGCGCGCCTCGCGGCCCTGCCGCCTGAGCCCGTGCTGTCCGGGCCGGTGCTGTCGGTGCCGGTGTGATCCGGTGTCGTCTGTTCGTTTCGCACAGCCGCGATGAGACGCGTTCTCCCTGTGCTCCCGCAAACCCGTCTCGATATGTGGTCACTGCATCCATCATGTGAAGTGCCGTGGGGCGGGCCGGGGTGCGGGTCACGGCCACCGGCCGGAACGCCGTGGGGGGCGTACCGGCCGATGGCCGCGGACGGCCGGCGGGGAGGCCGGGGTGTGCTACCGGACGGATGCCGCCGCGGTGTTTGCTTGGCCGTTGATGACGAACTGCGATCCGGGTTCGATCAGCACGTCACCCTGGGCCGAGCCTTGGATCGTCACGTTCGTCAGGGTGGCGCTGCCTCTGGCTCCTCCGTGCGCGAGGATGCCGGAGCCGTTGACGGAGTTGGTGATCTTGACGTTCGAGATCTGCGCTCCGGGGACGGATCCTCCGCCCGTCTTGAACTGGATCCCGTCGTAGGTCGAGTCCTGGATGTCGGTGTCCCGGATGACGACGCCCGGAATGTCGGGCCCGGCCGCGAACAGGGTGATGGCGCCGAACTCCTGCGCCTCGCCCCAGAAGGCTCCGCCCGTGCGGTACAGGGCGTTGTTGGCGATCAGTGTCTGCCCGGAGAAGGGCAGTGGGTCGTGGTCGGTCGCCAGCATGATGCCCGGGTAGTTCATCGTGTCGGACACGATGTTGTTCTCGATGGTGTTGCCGTATCCGCCGTAGACCGCGATGCCGTTGGCCCGCCAGGGCAGGGCGATCGTGTTGTTGCGGAAATGGTTGTCGTGGCCGATGTCCACCGACTGGTTCTTCACGTACTTGTTCGACCAGACGGCGAGCGAGTCGTCACCGGTGTTCCGGAAGGAGGAGTTGAAGACGGTCGAATTGCGGGTTCCGTTGGAGAGGTTGATGCCGTCCGCATAGGTGTTGCGAATGCGCATTCCGGTGAATTCGACACCGTCTCCGGGGCCCCAGAGCTCGGGGATGTTGTCGTAGTCGCGGCCCACCCACACCCCGACGTTGGAGTGCTCCAGCCAGACGTTGGTGATCTTGGTGTTGCTGCCGAAGCGCCCGTTGAGGCCCACTCCGCCCTCGGCGTTGCCGTCACCGCCGCGGATCGTGCCGGAACCGAAGATCGCGATGTCGGAGATGGTGGTGTTGTCGTCGATGTCGAAGCCGAAGTTGCCCTCGTGGGGGTGGTTGATGCCGCCCGCGTTCTGCGGCTGGATGAGGGAGTACAGCTGGGAGTGCCACATCCCCGCGCCACGGATCGTGACGTTCCTGATGCCCACCTGGTTGTACTGCCCCCGGTTGAGCGGGTCGTCGGTCAGGATCTTCTGCTCCTGCCGCCACTGTCCGGCCGGAATCCAGACACAGCCGATCTCACCGTTCTGGTCGGCCGTCACCGCCCGCTGGATGGCGTCGGTGTCGTCGATGCCGTCGTTGGGCACGGCCCCGTAGTTGGTGATCGAGACGCAGCCGGCGGGCTGTGCCGTCGGCGCCGCCACCTGCTCCAGGTCGACCAGGTCGATGATGTAGAAGGACGCGGTGTCGCCGGCGTCGCGCTGGAGACGGAACTTCGTGCCGACCGGGTAGGTCTGGCCGAGCAGCGCGTTCGACTCGTCGAAGAGCCTGCGGGCGTCCGCCTGCGGCGCGTTGGTCAGGCCCTCCGGGCTGTCCGTGTCGCCGTACAGCCAGCTGTGCTTGGAGGAGAGCGTCAGCTTCCGGGCGAAGGTGTTGTTGACGTAGAGGCTGATCGTGGCCTCCGTGCCGCCGCCGCCCGGGGCGTCGGGGATGGAGTTGCGGACCACGAGGGAGTTGGTCGGCACGGTCGAGGTGATCTCCACGTACTGGCCCGTGGAGTTGAGCCGCACCGACTGCCGGCCCGAGGACTCGGTGGCGAAGTTGGTGTGCCCGAAGGTGCGCTTCTGGTCGGCGGTGAGCAAGGTGCCCTGGTAGGAGCCCTGCTCGGCCTCGTACTCGGTGTACGGGACCGCGGCGCCCCGGCCCACCACGATGGCCCGGGAGAAGACGTTGTTGTTCTCGTTGGTCTCGGTGACGACACCGGTCGCGTCAGCGGTGGCGGTCAGATTGGCCCCGCCGCTCTTCGCCGTCCAGGTGCCGCTGACCGGCACGGTGACTGTGCCTCCCGCGGGGATGGCTCCGGTCGTCCCGTTGAGCGTGGTGCTCTCCACCTGGAGACGGGTCACCGTGGAGGTGCTCACCGCCGTGGTGCCGCGGTTGTTCACCGAGACGGTGAAGGTGACGGCCGCGCCGACCGCCGGGCTGGTCGGGCTGGAGGAGATGCCCGTGACCTGGAGGTCGGGCCCGGGGCTCTGCGCGACCACCAGCTTCGAGGCGGAGGTGCGGCTGTTGTTGGTGTTGTCCAGTTCGACGACCGTGTCGGTCGGGTCGACCACCGCCGAGACGGAGTACGAACCCATCGGGCGCTTGCCGACGCTGACCGGCACGGTGGCGGAGGCGCCGGCCGCGAGCGCGTTCACCGAGGCGCTGCCGACGACCTGGCCCTCCAGGCTGACGTCGACCGTCGTCGCGGGCGAGGCGGCCGAACCCGTGTTGCGCACCGTGGCGTTCACGGTCACCGCGTCGCTCTCGGAGGGGGAGGAGGGGGACCAGGTCAGGTCGGAGAGGGTCAGATCCGGGTTGGGTGCGGCCGTGCCGACCACCTGGACCTCGGCGACCTGGGCGCCGGGAGCACCGGTGTTGGACGAGAACTTCAGCTGCACGTCGGCGTACCGCCCGCTGACCGGGACCGTCACCGTGTTTCCGTTGCCGGACGGTGAGAAGGCGTAGTCGGCCTGGCTCTTCAGCGAGGTGAACCCGGTGGCGGACTGCGCCCGGCCCAGCACCTGGAAGCTCTGGGTACGGGCGCCCCACGCCGCGTCCGGCGAGAGCTTGACGACGACGGCCGAGAGGTCGGCGTCGGAGCCCAGCTTCACCGTCAGCGTGGCGGGATAGCCGTTCGACTCCCAGTAGGTGTCACGCCGGTCGTCGTTGGCGTTGGTGCCCACATAGGTCTGCGCGTACGAGGACGCCTCGATCGGCTTGTTCAGCGCGAGGTTGGTGCCGGTGGGCGTCGGCGTGCCGGGGTCCGTGCCGCCCGCCGCCTCCCCGTAGACCTCCAACGAGGAGAGCTGCGCCGCGTTCCAGCCGGTGTTGGCGGTCACCGCCACCCGCACGTACCGCACCTGGACCGCGGTGAAGCCGACGGTGACCGTGTTGTTCGAGGCCGGGGTGAACGACCGGGCCGCCGAGGCGGACAGGGCGCTGAACCCGGAACCGTCCGTGCTGCCCTGGACGGCGAGCGTCTGGGTGCGCGCCTCCCAGGTGTTCGGCAACTTCAGCACCACCTGGTCGACGGCGGTGGCGGCGCCCAGATCGACCTGGACCCACTGCGGGAAGGAGCCCGGGCTCTCCCAGTACGTCTGCTGACTGCCGTCGGTGACGTTCGACGCCGGGTAGGCGCCGAGCGAACCGCCGGCCGAAGCCGGCCTGCCGAGAGCCAGGTCGCTCGTCCGTCCGGCCGCCGACGCGGTGACCGGCAGGAGGCCGACGGTCATCAGCGCGGCTGCCACCGCACCGATGACGAACCGCCGCCATCCGCGTTCTTTCCCTCTCATGCTGTCCTCAGTTCCGTGGGCCTGCGGCGCCGGGCCGGACCCGGGAGCGCAGGCGCCGGCCGGTCGACGCGCGCGGCGCCGGCCGGCCGGCGACGGCCGCGTGCGGGCTGCCGGTACGCCGGTGGGGGGTCGATCGGGACATCGGCAGGAGCGAGGAGCAGGCTTCCTGCCGTGAACTCGCGTTCCTTGATTGGTAATTTGAGGAATCTAGTTGATTTTTTGCGGTGCCGAGGTGACAGGTTTCTAGCAGGTTCCGCTTTTGTCAACGGTTCTCGCACGGACGCGACGGCGCTGCGCGTCTTCCCGCAGCTCGGCGCGTGGACACGGATCGCGGGAGACCGAGGAAGCGGGAGAGGGGCGGTGCGGAAGTTGCGTGAGCCTGCTCCCCGCGGGGAGGCGCTCCCCGGCGGGCGCCGCCATGGCTCGGGGTGCGGCCGCGGCTCGGGGCGCGGGGTCTGCGCGGCGGGGCATGGTCGCGGTGGCCCGACGGGCCCGCGCGGGGTGATCCCCGGACGCGGACGCGCGGGCCGCCCGCATCGTGCGGGCGGCCCGCGCGTGGCGGTCGCGTACCTCGGTTTCCCGGCGGACTTACTTTACGTACCGCGCGGCATTCGTCCGTCCCCGTGTCACGGGTGACGTCGGGCGCCGCCTCCGATCACGTACGGCCGTCGTGTGCCGACGGCCGCGCCCCCTGCCGGCGTGCGGTGCTGGCGCGCACGATGAGTTCCGGCGCGACGGTGAGGTGCGCCGTGCCGGTGGCGGTTCCCTCGATGTGCTCCAGCAGCAGCGCGATGCTGTTGCGGCCGAGCGCGGCGAAGTCCTGGCGGACCGTGGTGAGCGGCGGCGGGAAGAACTCCGCCTCCGGGATGTCGTCGAACCCGGCCACCGCCACGTCGTGCGGCGTCTGAAAACCCGCCTCCCGCAGGGCGCGCAGCACCCCGAGGGCCATCTGGTCGTTGGCCACGAAGACCGAGGTGAGCCCCGGACCCTGCGGCGAGGAGGCGACACGCCCGGCGAGCTGCTGCCCCGCCCGGTACCCGGACATCGGACTCCAGTCGCCGCGCAACGGCGTCTGGATCTCCGCACCCGCCTCGCGGAGCGCACCCTCCCAGCCCGCGGTCCGCGCCTCGCTCTCCAGCCAGTCGCGGGGACCCGCGACGTGCCAGACGGTGGAGTGGCCCGAGGCGAGCAGATGCTCGGTGATCATGCGGGCCCCCAGCTCCTGGTCGAGGGAGACGCCGGGCAGGTCGAGATCGTGCCCGCCCTCCACCGTCACCACGGGGCACGGCGCCTGGAGCGTGGTGAGCGCGCGCACCGCGTCGCGCTGCGGCGTGATCGCGATGATCCCCTCCACACCCCACGCGCTGAGGTGCTCCATCGCCTCGGTCAGCGCCGCCCGGCTGGCCACCCGCAGGGTGACGGCCGAGACGAGATAACCCCGGTCGCGCGCCGCCTCCTGCACTCCCGCGAGCGTGCTCGCCGGCCCGTGGAGCGTGGTGTTGACGGCGATGACGCCCAGCGTGTGGGTGCGGCGGGTCGCGAGCGCCCGGGCCGCCGAGTTGCGACGGTAACCGAGGCGTTCGATCGCCTCGGTCACCTGGGCGCGGGTCTTGACGCTCACGTTCGGGTGCTCGCTCAGGACCCGCGAGACGGTCTGGTGGGACACGCCTGCCACGCGTGCCACATCCGCCATCGTGGGTGCTCTCGCGGCGTCTGCGGGCCGGGACACATCCGTTTCCTCTCTGTGGTGACCGGAGCGTGGGGGGAAGAAGGCCGACCTCACGGTACCTGCCCCGTGCAGGTGTACGAAGGTCGCTGCGGCGGAGCGTCCGCCGCTCAGGAGTGTGCGCTCACATCGTGCCCTCTCCAGCTCGCCAAGATCCTTGTCCGTTACCGCGTGGGGCTTGAGTTCGAGTCATGTTAGCGCTCACAATCTAGCTGCGTCAGTACGCGTGACGTCACGGCATACCGACGTCGCGGGGGCATCGGTGCATCGGCACCGCACCGCCGCGCCCGGCGGAGC
This genomic window contains:
- a CDS encoding HSP90 family protein, with protein sequence MPPSETAHTFQVDLRGLVDLLSHHLYSSPRVYLRELLQNAVDAITARQALDPGAPGRITVRTGDTLTVTDTGVGLSEADVHQFLATIGRSSKRTSDGALDGAGLDAARGEFIGQFGIGLLACFVVADEIIVTSRTAADPAAPAVEWRGHSDGRYTIRTLPAAAVPEPGTTVRLTPRADNAEWTEPDRVVSLARHYGGLLRHEVVVVGPRGESHRVNETPPWERTHRSPLAKREAFTEYCRALFDFTPLDTIELDLPAAGLRGVAYVLPTPVSPAQKAGHRVHLKGMLLTDQAPELLPEWAFFVRCVVDTSSLRPTASREALYEDGTLSAVRDALGERIRDWLTGLAASDPSLLHRFIDTHHLAVKALARYDDELLRIVLPWLPFETSDGNVTLEEFARTHPTLLVTRSVEEFRQVAPIASAAGLGVVNGGYTYDRDLVHRLPEIRPGTAVADLDPATVTAHLDAVDTSAELRAAAFLAVARETIGVHDCDVVLRDFQPVTAPALLLDNREARHERTRSSLAADSDGLWADILGSLRQEAPRAQLVLNHLNPLIRQAITISERGLAVTAAEALYGQALLLSRRPLRASESALLNRAFIGLLTHAMHQPGTAAPGNEPRKEM
- a CDS encoding bile acid:sodium symporter family protein, whose protein sequence is MAGAAGLLTPGTFEGWTKAVPYLLGVVMFCMGLTMTPLDFKGVAKRPWAVAIGLVAHYVIMPGLGWLIAHLLDLPPQLAAGVILVGCAPSGTASNVVTFLARGDVALSVSVATVSTVLAPLVTPPLTLLLAGTYLPVDAGSMVTDILKTVLLPVIGGLVVRLVAGRLVDRVLGAMPWLSSLAIAAIVCAVVSGSAGAIKSAAVTVLIAVVLHNGLGLALGYGAGKLTRLGPPASRAMAFEVGMQNSGLAASLATAHFSPLAALPAAVFSVWHNVSGALVAAFMSHRSRRSDMKAAAAQPTAAAVSGAS
- a CDS encoding CARDB domain-containing protein translates to MRGKERGWRRFVIGAVAAALMTVGLLPVTASAAGRTSDLALGRPASAGGSLGAYPASNVTDGSQQTYWESPGSFPQWVQVDLGAATAVDQVVLKLPNTWEARTQTLAVQGSTDGSGFSALSASAARSFTPASNNTVTVGFTAVQVRYVRVAVTANTGWNAAQLSSLEVYGEAAGGTDPGTPTPTGTNLALNKPIEASSYAQTYVGTNANDDRRDTYWESNGYPATLTVKLGSDADLSAVVVKLSPDAAWGARTQSFQVLGRAQSATGFTSLKSQADYAFSPSGNGNTVTVPVSGRYADVQLKFSSNTGAPGAQVAEVQVVGTAAPNPDLTLSDLTWSPSSPSESDAVTVNATVRNTGSAASPATTVDVSLEGQVVGSASVNALAAGASATVPVSVGKRPMGSYSVSAVVDPTDTVVELDNTNNSRTSASKLVVAQSPGPDLQVTGISSSPTSPAVGAAVTFTVSVNNRGTTAVSTSTVTRLQVESTTLNGTTGAIPAGGTVTVPVSGTWTAKSGGANLTATADATGVVTETNENNNVFSRAIVVGRGAAVPYTEYEAEQGSYQGTLLTADQKRTFGHTNFATESSGRQSVRLNSTGQYVEITSTVPTNSLVVRNSIPDAPGGGGTEATISLYVNNTFARKLTLSSKHSWLYGDTDSPEGLTNAPQADARRLFDESNALLGQTYPVGTKFRLQRDAGDTASFYIIDLVDLEQVAAPTAQPAGCVSITNYGAVPNDGIDDTDAIQRAVTADQNGEIGCVWIPAGQWRQEQKILTDDPLNRGQYNQVGIRNVTIRGAGMWHSQLYSLIQPQNAGGINHPHEGNFGFDIDDNTTISDIAIFGSGTIRGGDGNAEGGVGLNGRFGSNTKITNVWLEHSNVGVWVGRDYDNIPELWGPGDGVEFTGMRIRNTYADGINLSNGTRNSTVFNSSFRNTGDDSLAVWSNKYVKNQSVDIGHDNHFRNNTIALPWRANGIAVYGGYGNTIENNIVSDTMNYPGIMLATDHDPLPFSGQTLIANNALYRTGGAFWGEAQEFGAITLFAAGPDIPGVVIRDTDIQDSTYDGIQFKTGGGSVPGAQISNVKITNSVNGSGILAHGGARGSATLTNVTIQGSAQGDVLIEPGSQFVINGQANTAAASVR
- a CDS encoding LacI family DNA-binding transcriptional regulator, yielding MSRPADAARAPTMADVARVAGVSHQTVSRVLSEHPNVSVKTRAQVTEAIERLGYRRNSAARALATRRTHTLGVIAVNTTLHGPASTLAGVQEAARDRGYLVSAVTLRVASRAALTEAMEHLSAWGVEGIIAITPQRDAVRALTTLQAPCPVVTVEGGHDLDLPGVSLDQELGARMITEHLLASGHSTVWHVAGPRDWLESEARTAGWEGALREAGAEIQTPLRGDWSPMSGYRAGQQLAGRVASSPQGPGLTSVFVANDQMALGVLRALREAGFQTPHDVAVAGFDDIPEAEFFPPPLTTVRQDFAALGRNSIALLLEHIEGTATGTAHLTVAPELIVRASTARRQGARPSAHDGRT